One part of the Dunckerocampus dactyliophorus isolate RoL2022-P2 chromosome 11, RoL_Ddac_1.1, whole genome shotgun sequence genome encodes these proteins:
- the ugl gene encoding malate synthase-like isoform X3 produces MSETVSVEICPPPAGLEAMYERLFTPDCLHFLYDLISTFDEAVDQILRLRVSRKADLDLSGDLPDFLESTSNIRSDTSWRVSPVPPRLQRRHVDMGDMAPCDTQRFLKALQSPAQGIQVDFDDGNCPTFYNQIKGIHNVLTAVHNAFPDAPHISQAPVLMIRPRAWNMVEHNMMVKGKEVPGPLFDFGLVMFHCGKTLFESKSGPFFYLSKVESFLEARLWNNIFVWAQNKLLLPQGSIKATVLIENVLAAFEMEEILYELREHSAGLNCGLWDYSASFVNKFGHRRAFLLPDRSKYVNMEKRFLRSYMDLLVQTCHRRSALATGGMAALLLPEDPHSESYRTVMATVSRLKLLEIEAGVDGFMVYDQNLIQPMQELFQIHTEGDNQLDKLVNHVRVTSKDLLTMPGGGVTLYGLKHNIAVGVLFIHAWLCGKGHFYYRGQVEDSATAEISRSQVWQWIRHQAQLEDEEKLVSRKLVTDITREVMMELCLNCSARVKLRFQTAADMFLEVVLRRDFPEFITSFLNQDHTFLSSQDTQQAEDLNSDVHRAKF; encoded by the exons ATGTCT GAAACAGTGAGTGTGGAGATTTGTCCTCCTCCAGCAGGACTAGAAGCAATGTATGAAAGACTTTTTACCCCCGACTGCCTGCACTTTCTGTATGACCTCATCTCCACATTTGATGAAGCAGTGGATCAG ATTTTGCGGTTGCGAGTATCCAGGAAGGCTGACTTGGACTTGTCTGGTGATCTGCCAGACTTCTTAGAGAGCACCAGCAACATCAGAAGCGACACAAGTTGGAGAGTGTCACCTGTACCTCCACGGCTCCAGAGGCGACATGTGGATATGGGTGATATGGCTCCTTGTGACACCCAGCGCTTTCTGAAAGCTCTCCAGTCCCCAGCACAAGGAATACAG GTTGACTTTGACGATGGCAACTGTCCGACATTTTACAACCAGATCAAAGGAATTCATAATGTCTTGACCGCGGTGCACAATGCTTTTCCTG ATGCTCCACACATATCCCAGGCTCCCGTGCTCATGATTCGTCCGCGTGCTTGGAATATGGTGGAACACAATATGATG GTGAAGGGGAAGGAGGTTCCTGGTCCTCtctttgactttggacttgTGATGTTTCACTGTGGAAAGACTCTGTTTGAAAGCAAGAGTGGGCCCTTTTTTTACCTGTCCAAA gTGGAGAGCTTTTTGGAGGCCAGATTATGGAACAACATATTTGTTTGGGCACAAAACAAG CTGCTTCTTCCTCAGGGCAGCATCAAGGCCACAGTTTTAATAGAAAATGTATTAGCGGCATTTGAAATGGAGGAGATTCTCTACGAGCTGCGAGAACACTCAGCAGGACTCAACTGTGGATTATGGGATTATTCTGCCTCCTTTGTCAATAAATTTG GCCACAGACGGGCCTTCCTGCTTCCTGACCGCAGTAAATATGTCAACATGGAGAAGCGTTTTCTGCGCAGCTACATGGACTTGTTGGTTCAGACGTGTCATCGGCGATCAGCTTTGGCAACAGGAGGTATGGCCGCTCTTCTCCTTCCCGAGGACCCCCACAGCGAATCCTACAGGACAGTGATGGCCACTGTTAGCAG ACTCAAGTTGCTTGAAATAGAGGCAGGTGTGGATGGTTTCATGGTCTACGACCAGAACCTCATCCAGCCGATGCAGGAA CTCTTTCAGATCCACACTGAAGGTGATAACCAgcttgacaagcttgtcaatcACGTCAGGGTGACTTCTAAAGACCTGCTGACCATGCCTGGG GGAGGAGTCACCCTTTATGGTTTGAAACATAACATTGCTGTGGGTGTCCTCTTCATTCACGCTTGGCTGTGTG GAAAAGGACATTTTTACTATAGAGGCCAGGTTGAAGATTCCGCCACAGCAGAAATTTCTCGCTCACAG GTCTGGCAGTGGATTCGACATCAGGCTCAACTTGAGGACGAGGAGAAGCTTGTGAGCCGCAAGCTGGTCACTGACATCACCAGAGAAGTCATGATGGAGCTCTGTCTAAACTGCTCTGCTAG GGTGAAACTGAGGTTCCAAACAGCGGCAGACATGTTCTTGGAAGTAGTTCTGCGGAGAGATTTCCCAGAGTTCATCACCTCTTTCTTGAATCAGGACCACACCTTTCTCAGCTCCCAGGACACTCAACAAGCCGAAGATCTCAACTCAGACGTCCACCGTGCTAAGTTTTGA
- the ugl gene encoding malate synthase-like isoform X2: protein MTATYRTECGRVVWRNRVKKKFCRLSRPRKTRLKQDCRLGIHFRIRPCADLAVMMFQKHVARQSSSSISTQPTTSAFSMSETVSVEICPPPAGLEAMYERLFTPDCLHFLYDLISTFDEAVDQVDFDDGNCPTFYNQIKGIHNVLTAVHNAFPDAPHISQAPVLMIRPRAWNMVEHNMMVKGKEVPGPLFDFGLVMFHCGKTLFESKSGPFFYLSKVESFLEARLWNNIFVWAQNKLLLPQGSIKATVLIENVLAAFEMEEILYELREHSAGLNCGLWDYSASFVNKFGHRRAFLLPDRSKYVNMEKRFLRSYMDLLVQTCHRRSALATGGMAALLLPEDPHSESYRTVMATVSRLKLLEIEAGVDGFMVYDQNLIQPMQELFQIHTEGDNQLDKLVNHVRVTSKDLLTMPGGGVTLYGLKHNIAVGVLFIHAWLCGKGHFYYRGQVEDSATAEISRSQVWQWIRHQAQLEDEEKLVSRKLVTDITREVMMELCLNCSARVKLRFQTAADMFLEVVLRRDFPEFITSFLNQDHTFLSSQDTQQAEDLNSDVHRAKF from the exons ATGACCGCGACCTACCGGACTGAATGTGGTAGAGTAGTTTGGCGGAATCGGGTGAAAAAGAAGTTCTGTCGTCTTTCCAGACCACGGAAAACTAGACTTAAACAGGACTGCCGACtaggcatccacttccgtattaggCCCTGCGCGGACTTGGCCgtcatgatg TTCCAAAAGCACGTTGCCAGGCAAAGTTCATCGTCCATCTCCACTCAGCCAACGACATCTGCCTTCAGTATGTCT GAAACAGTGAGTGTGGAGATTTGTCCTCCTCCAGCAGGACTAGAAGCAATGTATGAAAGACTTTTTACCCCCGACTGCCTGCACTTTCTGTATGACCTCATCTCCACATTTGATGAAGCAGTGGATCAG GTTGACTTTGACGATGGCAACTGTCCGACATTTTACAACCAGATCAAAGGAATTCATAATGTCTTGACCGCGGTGCACAATGCTTTTCCTG ATGCTCCACACATATCCCAGGCTCCCGTGCTCATGATTCGTCCGCGTGCTTGGAATATGGTGGAACACAATATGATG GTGAAGGGGAAGGAGGTTCCTGGTCCTCtctttgactttggacttgTGATGTTTCACTGTGGAAAGACTCTGTTTGAAAGCAAGAGTGGGCCCTTTTTTTACCTGTCCAAA gTGGAGAGCTTTTTGGAGGCCAGATTATGGAACAACATATTTGTTTGGGCACAAAACAAG CTGCTTCTTCCTCAGGGCAGCATCAAGGCCACAGTTTTAATAGAAAATGTATTAGCGGCATTTGAAATGGAGGAGATTCTCTACGAGCTGCGAGAACACTCAGCAGGACTCAACTGTGGATTATGGGATTATTCTGCCTCCTTTGTCAATAAATTTG GCCACAGACGGGCCTTCCTGCTTCCTGACCGCAGTAAATATGTCAACATGGAGAAGCGTTTTCTGCGCAGCTACATGGACTTGTTGGTTCAGACGTGTCATCGGCGATCAGCTTTGGCAACAGGAGGTATGGCCGCTCTTCTCCTTCCCGAGGACCCCCACAGCGAATCCTACAGGACAGTGATGGCCACTGTTAGCAG ACTCAAGTTGCTTGAAATAGAGGCAGGTGTGGATGGTTTCATGGTCTACGACCAGAACCTCATCCAGCCGATGCAGGAA CTCTTTCAGATCCACACTGAAGGTGATAACCAgcttgacaagcttgtcaatcACGTCAGGGTGACTTCTAAAGACCTGCTGACCATGCCTGGG GGAGGAGTCACCCTTTATGGTTTGAAACATAACATTGCTGTGGGTGTCCTCTTCATTCACGCTTGGCTGTGTG GAAAAGGACATTTTTACTATAGAGGCCAGGTTGAAGATTCCGCCACAGCAGAAATTTCTCGCTCACAG GTCTGGCAGTGGATTCGACATCAGGCTCAACTTGAGGACGAGGAGAAGCTTGTGAGCCGCAAGCTGGTCACTGACATCACCAGAGAAGTCATGATGGAGCTCTGTCTAAACTGCTCTGCTAG GGTGAAACTGAGGTTCCAAACAGCGGCAGACATGTTCTTGGAAGTAGTTCTGCGGAGAGATTTCCCAGAGTTCATCACCTCTTTCTTGAATCAGGACCACACCTTTCTCAGCTCCCAGGACACTCAACAAGCCGAAGATCTCAACTCAGACGTCCACCGTGCTAAGTTTTGA
- the ugl gene encoding malate synthase-like isoform X1 — protein sequence MTATYRTECGRVVWRNRVKKKFCRLSRPRKTRLKQDCRLGIHFRIRPCADLAVMMFQKHVARQSSSSISTQPTTSAFSMSETVSVEICPPPAGLEAMYERLFTPDCLHFLYDLISTFDEAVDQILRLRVSRKADLDLSGDLPDFLESTSNIRSDTSWRVSPVPPRLQRRHVDMGDMAPCDTQRFLKALQSPAQGIQVDFDDGNCPTFYNQIKGIHNVLTAVHNAFPDAPHISQAPVLMIRPRAWNMVEHNMMVKGKEVPGPLFDFGLVMFHCGKTLFESKSGPFFYLSKVESFLEARLWNNIFVWAQNKLLLPQGSIKATVLIENVLAAFEMEEILYELREHSAGLNCGLWDYSASFVNKFGHRRAFLLPDRSKYVNMEKRFLRSYMDLLVQTCHRRSALATGGMAALLLPEDPHSESYRTVMATVSRLKLLEIEAGVDGFMVYDQNLIQPMQELFQIHTEGDNQLDKLVNHVRVTSKDLLTMPGGGVTLYGLKHNIAVGVLFIHAWLCGKGHFYYRGQVEDSATAEISRSQVWQWIRHQAQLEDEEKLVSRKLVTDITREVMMELCLNCSARVKLRFQTAADMFLEVVLRRDFPEFITSFLNQDHTFLSSQDTQQAEDLNSDVHRAKF from the exons ATGACCGCGACCTACCGGACTGAATGTGGTAGAGTAGTTTGGCGGAATCGGGTGAAAAAGAAGTTCTGTCGTCTTTCCAGACCACGGAAAACTAGACTTAAACAGGACTGCCGACtaggcatccacttccgtattaggCCCTGCGCGGACTTGGCCgtcatgatg TTCCAAAAGCACGTTGCCAGGCAAAGTTCATCGTCCATCTCCACTCAGCCAACGACATCTGCCTTCAGTATGTCT GAAACAGTGAGTGTGGAGATTTGTCCTCCTCCAGCAGGACTAGAAGCAATGTATGAAAGACTTTTTACCCCCGACTGCCTGCACTTTCTGTATGACCTCATCTCCACATTTGATGAAGCAGTGGATCAG ATTTTGCGGTTGCGAGTATCCAGGAAGGCTGACTTGGACTTGTCTGGTGATCTGCCAGACTTCTTAGAGAGCACCAGCAACATCAGAAGCGACACAAGTTGGAGAGTGTCACCTGTACCTCCACGGCTCCAGAGGCGACATGTGGATATGGGTGATATGGCTCCTTGTGACACCCAGCGCTTTCTGAAAGCTCTCCAGTCCCCAGCACAAGGAATACAG GTTGACTTTGACGATGGCAACTGTCCGACATTTTACAACCAGATCAAAGGAATTCATAATGTCTTGACCGCGGTGCACAATGCTTTTCCTG ATGCTCCACACATATCCCAGGCTCCCGTGCTCATGATTCGTCCGCGTGCTTGGAATATGGTGGAACACAATATGATG GTGAAGGGGAAGGAGGTTCCTGGTCCTCtctttgactttggacttgTGATGTTTCACTGTGGAAAGACTCTGTTTGAAAGCAAGAGTGGGCCCTTTTTTTACCTGTCCAAA gTGGAGAGCTTTTTGGAGGCCAGATTATGGAACAACATATTTGTTTGGGCACAAAACAAG CTGCTTCTTCCTCAGGGCAGCATCAAGGCCACAGTTTTAATAGAAAATGTATTAGCGGCATTTGAAATGGAGGAGATTCTCTACGAGCTGCGAGAACACTCAGCAGGACTCAACTGTGGATTATGGGATTATTCTGCCTCCTTTGTCAATAAATTTG GCCACAGACGGGCCTTCCTGCTTCCTGACCGCAGTAAATATGTCAACATGGAGAAGCGTTTTCTGCGCAGCTACATGGACTTGTTGGTTCAGACGTGTCATCGGCGATCAGCTTTGGCAACAGGAGGTATGGCCGCTCTTCTCCTTCCCGAGGACCCCCACAGCGAATCCTACAGGACAGTGATGGCCACTGTTAGCAG ACTCAAGTTGCTTGAAATAGAGGCAGGTGTGGATGGTTTCATGGTCTACGACCAGAACCTCATCCAGCCGATGCAGGAA CTCTTTCAGATCCACACTGAAGGTGATAACCAgcttgacaagcttgtcaatcACGTCAGGGTGACTTCTAAAGACCTGCTGACCATGCCTGGG GGAGGAGTCACCCTTTATGGTTTGAAACATAACATTGCTGTGGGTGTCCTCTTCATTCACGCTTGGCTGTGTG GAAAAGGACATTTTTACTATAGAGGCCAGGTTGAAGATTCCGCCACAGCAGAAATTTCTCGCTCACAG GTCTGGCAGTGGATTCGACATCAGGCTCAACTTGAGGACGAGGAGAAGCTTGTGAGCCGCAAGCTGGTCACTGACATCACCAGAGAAGTCATGATGGAGCTCTGTCTAAACTGCTCTGCTAG GGTGAAACTGAGGTTCCAAACAGCGGCAGACATGTTCTTGGAAGTAGTTCTGCGGAGAGATTTCCCAGAGTTCATCACCTCTTTCTTGAATCAGGACCACACCTTTCTCAGCTCCCAGGACACTCAACAAGCCGAAGATCTCAACTCAGACGTCCACCGTGCTAAGTTTTGA